Proteins found in one Ostrinia nubilalis chromosome 27, ilOstNubi1.1, whole genome shotgun sequence genomic segment:
- the LOC135085048 gene encoding uncharacterized protein LOC135085048, with protein MAYKVLALICLQAVLLQQALSFPTSKSSNVPVTTSVVPSTVLSGTASQLVAPGFSPNWPASAQNVPLVTEILPSLQLGEMSVDGEMPVGGMIKITGTFPVFGNIAVDGSVPSHGTAYVDTANVFANECACFN; from the exons ATGGCGTATAAAGTACTTGCGTTGATCTGCCTTCAAGCtgttttgttacag CAAGCTTTAAGCTTCCCCACATCGAAAAGCTCAAACGTACCAGTAACCACCAGCGTGGTTCCCAGCACAGTCCTATCTGGTACCGCATCGCAGCTGGTAGCTCCTGGCTTCTCGCCCAACTGGCCTGCCAGTGCCCAAAACGTGCCGTTGGTCACTGAGATTCTGCCAAGTCTTCAGCTAGGAGAGATGTCAGTAGACGGGGAAATGCCAGTGGGTGGTATGATCAAGATCACCGGCACATTCCCAGTTTTCGGCAATATCGCAGTAGATGGCTCTGTGCCCTCACATGGTACTGCCTATGTGGACACCGCTAATGTGTTCGCTAACGAGTGCGCTTGTTTTAATTAG